Within Pseudomonadota bacterium, the genomic segment AACAAAACCATTTGATCATTGGGATTTGGTGCTTGGAATTTATTTGGAATTTGGGATTTGGTGCTTGGAATTTGTCGAAGGGGGTGAGCCCGGCGACAGCCTGCCTGCCGCCTGCCTGCCGGCAGGCAGGGTAGGCAGGGTCCCGAAGCTAACTTAATGAATTATTGTTCTTAGGCGGGCCGACGAAGAATTCGATCGAGCCGATGAGCTCCTGCATGTCGATGTGCGTGTTCCTGCAGGGCCCCTCGGGCCTCCGGTTCGTGATCCCTATTACGGAGAATGTCGTGCCCACGTCCCTGATGCCGCTCACCAGGTCGCGCTCGCAGGCAACGCCGATGACCGCGGTGGGGCGGACCTCCTTGACCTTCTTCCTGGCGAGCTCGCCCCCTGATACGGTGTGGATCGTGATGGGGTAGATCTCCTTCAGCGCGTTTATCTGCTGCAGCTGCTCCTTCGTGAGGCAGCGCGGCAGGAGGATGAGGAGGTTCTCCTGCCTGTCCGCGGGCTTGACCGCGCGCGAGATCGAGTTCGAGACCTTGATGAACGAGTGGCCCATGCGGTCGCGCGAGATCTTGAAGAGCCGAGCGACCCTGAACGCGCCCGAGAAGACGAGGTCGTAGAGCGGCTTGAGCGCCAGAGGCGAGAAGAGGACCTTTCGGCCGCCGGCTACGGTGATGAAGAGCTGCGCGTACCATGCGAGGAAGAGGGCCCCGAAGAGGGCCGCCATGAGCCACGCGAACGGCGGCAGAAGCCTGTGCCACTCCGCGATCCGCGGCGCGATGAGATAGACGAACGCCGCGGCAGCGGCGCACGCCAGCAGCGCAAACGCTGCGGCCGCCATGAGGAAGAGCGCCTTGCCCTCCCTGATGTGGCCCTCGTCCCTTCCGTCCCAGTCGAGCCACTCGTCGCCGAGGTTTCTGCCCTCGCCGTCGCCGAGCCCGCCCTGGTATTGTTTGAAATGACTCATCCCGTTGCGATCTCCATGCGGCCCGCGCCTTTGACAAACGCCGCCTCGGCAAATACTGTCCTGATGGCGGATGTGCGGCGTCGAAGCCTGTAGAATCCCTTTTTATAGATGTCTGCCGAGCTTTGCACCTTCCCCCCGGTCTTGCCCTTCGATCTGAGCTCCGGCAGAGAGCGACCCTATATCGGCAAGTTACGCGACTGGGCAAGACAAAAGAAAATATTTCCTCTTTTTCGTTTGACACCACAATATGTAGTGGCTTAGAAAACTTCATACACACTAGATATTGTGGATAACCCGGTGGATAAACGGTGGGAATCGTCTTTAGCCAATTGATAATTAAAGATTATTTCTGCCTAAAAAGGGGATTTTGGGCATTTGAGAATGCGCAAGCCCTTCCACGCAAAAGTTATCCGACGTCATCTCGGATTTTTGCAATCTCCGGGCTGAACCGCCTTTGATCTCGGGAGGATCGATGGTCACGAAAGCAGCGCAGCGCACCGCACGTTCGAACACAGGCAAGGCCAAGGCCCATCTTGCGCCCGCGCAGAACGGGCTCAAGATCCAAAGGCGCTTCACCAGGCGCGGCGCTGACCCGCTGGGCGAGGTGGTCTACGCAGAGCGCGCGAGCCTCATCACCGACCCGGACGGCTCGGTCGTCTTCCGCATGGAGGGGGCCGAGGTCCCAGAGCAGTGGTCGCAGCTGGCAACCGACATCCTCGTCTCGAAGTACTTCCGCAAGCGCGGCGTCCCCGGCGAGGGGTACGAGACCAGCGCGCGCCAGGTGATATCGCGCATCGTGAAGGCGATAGCCGCTTCCGGCGTCGAGCAGGGCGGCTACTTCGCCTCCGCCGAGGACGCCGAGGCCTTCGAGGCGGAGCTGTCTTACATGCTCATAAACCAGGTCGGCGCATTCAACTCGCCGGTCTGGTTCAACTGCGGCCTCTACCAGTCCTACGGCATAGAGGGCAGCGGCGGGAACTGGCACTGGGACCCGAAGGAGAAGGGGTTCAGGCAGACCCTCAATTCGTACGAGCACCCGCAGTGCTCCGCCTGCTTCATACAGTCGGTCTCGGACGATCTCATGTCGATCTTCAGCCTGGCGCGCAACGAGGCCAAGCTCTTCAAGTACGGATCCGGGACCGGCACCAACTTCTCCGCGCTGCGCTCCAAGTACGAGAGGCTCTCGGGCGGCGGCACGAGCTCCGGGCTCATGAGTTTCCTCGAGGTGCTCGACAGGGGCGCCGGCGCCACGAAGTCCGGCGGCACGACCAGGCGCGCGGCCAAGATGGTGTGCCTCGACGCGGACCACCCCGAGATAGCCGACTTCGTGGAGTGGAAGGTGGGCGAGGAGAAGAAGGTGGCCGCCCTCATCGAGGCGGGATATTCGGCCGATTTCAACGGCGAGGCGTACAAGACCGTCTCGGGCCAGAACTCCAACAACTCGGTGCGCGCGAGCGACGACTTCATGTACGCCTATCTCAACGACGAGCCATGGGAGACGAGGCTGCGCACCACCGGCGAGATCCACGAGAGGCTGTCCGCCAGGGAGCTCATGCACAAGATATGCAACGCCACCTGGGCGTGCGCCGACCCGGGGCTGCAGTTCGACACCACGATCAACAAGTGGCACACCTGCAAGGCGTCGGGCCGCATCAACTCCTCGAACCCCTGCTCCGAGTTCATGTTCGTGGACGACTCGGCGTGCAACCTGGCCTCCATCAACCTCATGAAGTTCTACGACGAGGACACGGGCACGTTCGACGTGGGGGGCTTCGAGCACGCGTGCCGCGTCTTCACGATTGCGCAGGAGATCCTGGTGGACTTCTCCTCGTATCCCACCGAGTCGATAGCCCGCAACAGCCACATCTTCAGGCCGCTGGGGCTTGGCTACGCCAACCTGGGCACCATGCTCATGGTGAGCGGCCTTCCCTACGACTCCGACGAGGCGAGGGCGCTGTGCGCGACCATCACCGCCATAATGACCGGCGCCGCCTACAGGGCCTCCTCCGAGATCGCGTCCAAAATCGGCGCGTTCGACGAGTATGCAAAGAACCGCGAGTCAATGCTCGAGGTGATCCGCATGCACCGCGACGCGGTCTACGCCATCCCGCAGGAGGGATGCCCGCAGTACCTCCTGGACGCGGCCCGCTCCGGGTGGGACCGGTGCCTGGCCGAGGGCGAGCGCGCGGGCTACCGCAACTCGCAGGTCACGGTGCTCGCCCCCACCGGCACCATAGGCCTTCTCATGGACTGCGATACCACCGGCATCGAGCCCGACTTCACCCTGGTCAAGTTCAAGAAGCTCGCGGGCGGCGGTTACTTCAAGATCGTCAATCGCTCGGTGCAGATGGCGCTGAGAAAGCTGGGCTACTCGAAGCGCGAGATAGACGACATCATCGTGTACATGCAGGGGACCGCCGACCTCGTCGGCTCGCCGCACATCAACGAGCACAGCCTGCGCGACAAGGGGTTCACCGATGAGGACCTGGCCAGGGTCGCCAGGGCGCTCCCCGGGATATACAGCCTGCCGTACGCGTTCAGCGCGAACGTGCTCGGCAAGGAGGCCATGGCGCGCTTCGGCCTCACCGAGGAGCAGTACGAGGCAAAGGGCTTCAACATGCTGCGCTCGCTCGGGTTCTCCGACGCCCAGATCGAGGAGGCCGGTCTCACCATATGCGGCAGGATGACCATCGAGGGCGCTCCGCACCTGAAGCACGAGCACCTGGCGGTCTTCGACTGCGCCAACAAGTGCGGCGCCCACGGCACCCGGTTCATCGCGCCCATGGCGCACATAAAGATGATGGCAGCCGCGCAGAAGTGCATCTCCGGCGCGATCTCCAAGACCGTGAACCTCCCCGGCGAGACCACGGTCGAGGACGTGGAGAGGATATACGTGGAGGCCTGGCGGCAGGGGCTGAAGGCCGTGGCGCTCTACCGCGACGGGTCCAAGATGGCGCAGCCGCTCTCCGCAACCGCGAAAGAGCTCAAAAAAAAACTGGATACGAATGTTACGGAGGATGGTCTCGCTGCTGCGGCCCAGACCCAGCCTGTTCTTAAGCGCCGCAGGCTCCCCAAGAAGCGCCGCGGTTTCACGCAGGAGGCGCGCATCGGGGGCCACAAGGTCTATCTGCGCACCGGCGAGTACGATGACGGCACCCTCGGCGAGCTCTTCATAGACATGCACAAGGAGGGCGCCGCCTTCCGAAGCCTCATGAACTGTTTCGCCATCGCCATATCGCTGGGGCTCCAGTACGGCGTCCCTCTCGAGGAGTACGTGGACTGCTTCACCTTCACCCGATTCGAGCCGCAGGGGGTCTGCGACCACCCGAACATCAAGATGTCCACCTCGGTCATCGACTACATCTTCCGCGTCCTGGGGATGGAGTATCTAGGCCGGACCGACTTCGTCCAGGTGAAGCCCACGAAGGACGAGGACCTCAAGATGGAGCTGGAGAGCTCGGCCGCAATAGCGCGCAGCGAGGAGGGGAAGAGGGATGGGGCGCCCGCCGAGAAGAAAGACCCGCCCGTGGCGGCCGTCGCCCGGCCGCAGCAGTCCGCATCGGCCGACGGGCTGCAGACCGCTGCCCAGCAGGCGGTGGTCGTGAACATCGCCGAGGCCAAGCGCGCGAACCAGGGCGTGACCGCGCAGCTCTCCGGCATGATGGGCGACGCCCCGTTCTGCGACCAGTGCGGCCACGTGACGGTTCGCAACGGCGCGTGCTACAAGTGCATCAACTGCGGCAACTCGATGGGATGCTCGTAAGATCCGTGACTCGTGACCAGTAACCGGTAACCCGCAATACGGGTCACGGGTCACGGGTCACGGGTCACGAATATTCATGGTTAAAGACAAAGTTATTACAGAGCCCCGCGTTTATCTCATCGGTCGCCAGGGCGTGGATCAGAAGATGCTCAAGGCGTTCCTCGACGACGAGGGCCTGATCTTCGAGACCGACACCGAGGTGCCCGCCGAGGTGCTCGCCGAGGCGGCGGGCCGGACGTGCTACATGTCGTTCGGCAAGGGGAGAAAGACCAACGCCGACTACCTCGAGCGCATCATCTCCAGCCACCACGGTTCGGTGCTCGAGCACGCGGTGTGGAATTTCCTCATCACTGGCGTCTCGCGCTCGCTCACCCACGAGCTCATCCGCCACAGGGCCGGCTTCGGATTTTCGCAGCTCAGCCAGCGCTACGTGGACGAATCGGAGGCCAGCTACGTCTGCCCGCCGTTCTACCGCGAGAGGCCGAAGCTGTACGAGAAGTGGCTCGCCGCGGTGGAGGCTGCGCACGATTCCTACGTCGATCTCGTGGAGGTGACCGAGCCGTATGTGGCGGAGGAACACCCCGAGCTCGCCTCGACCGACCGCCGCAAGATCGTGCGCCAGTCGGCCCGCTCGGTGCTGCCCAACGCCTGCGAGACCAAGATATTCGTCTCCGCAAACGGCCGGGCCCTTCGCCACTTCTTCGAGATGCGCGGCTCGCCGCACGCGGAC encodes:
- the thyX gene encoding FAD-dependent thymidylate synthase: MVKDKVITEPRVYLIGRQGVDQKMLKAFLDDEGLIFETDTEVPAEVLAEAAGRTCYMSFGKGRKTNADYLERIISSHHGSVLEHAVWNFLITGVSRSLTHELIRHRAGFGFSQLSQRYVDESEASYVCPPFYRERPKLYEKWLAAVEAAHDSYVDLVEVTEPYVAEEHPELASTDRRKIVRQSARSVLPNACETKIFVSANGRALRHFFEMRGSPHADTEIRELAVAMCRIMKEEAPNIFADVEVVLEDGIETISVKHSKV
- a CDS encoding vitamin B12-dependent ribonucleotide reductase, whose protein sequence is MVTKAAQRTARSNTGKAKAHLAPAQNGLKIQRRFTRRGADPLGEVVYAERASLITDPDGSVVFRMEGAEVPEQWSQLATDILVSKYFRKRGVPGEGYETSARQVISRIVKAIAASGVEQGGYFASAEDAEAFEAELSYMLINQVGAFNSPVWFNCGLYQSYGIEGSGGNWHWDPKEKGFRQTLNSYEHPQCSACFIQSVSDDLMSIFSLARNEAKLFKYGSGTGTNFSALRSKYERLSGGGTSSGLMSFLEVLDRGAGATKSGGTTRRAAKMVCLDADHPEIADFVEWKVGEEKKVAALIEAGYSADFNGEAYKTVSGQNSNNSVRASDDFMYAYLNDEPWETRLRTTGEIHERLSARELMHKICNATWACADPGLQFDTTINKWHTCKASGRINSSNPCSEFMFVDDSACNLASINLMKFYDEDTGTFDVGGFEHACRVFTIAQEILVDFSSYPTESIARNSHIFRPLGLGYANLGTMLMVSGLPYDSDEARALCATITAIMTGAAYRASSEIASKIGAFDEYAKNRESMLEVIRMHRDAVYAIPQEGCPQYLLDAARSGWDRCLAEGERAGYRNSQVTVLAPTGTIGLLMDCDTTGIEPDFTLVKFKKLAGGGYFKIVNRSVQMALRKLGYSKREIDDIIVYMQGTADLVGSPHINEHSLRDKGFTDEDLARVARALPGIYSLPYAFSANVLGKEAMARFGLTEEQYEAKGFNMLRSLGFSDAQIEEAGLTICGRMTIEGAPHLKHEHLAVFDCANKCGAHGTRFIAPMAHIKMMAAAQKCISGAISKTVNLPGETTVEDVERIYVEAWRQGLKAVALYRDGSKMAQPLSATAKELKKKLDTNVTEDGLAAAAQTQPVLKRRRLPKKRRGFTQEARIGGHKVYLRTGEYDDGTLGELFIDMHKEGAAFRSLMNCFAIAISLGLQYGVPLEEYVDCFTFTRFEPQGVCDHPNIKMSTSVIDYIFRVLGMEYLGRTDFVQVKPTKDEDLKMELESSAAIARSEEGKRDGAPAEKKDPPVAAVARPQQSASADGLQTAAQQAVVVNIAEAKRANQGVTAQLSGMMGDAPFCDQCGHVTVRNGACYKCINCGNSMGCS
- a CDS encoding DUF116 domain-containing protein codes for the protein MSHFKQYQGGLGDGEGRNLGDEWLDWDGRDEGHIREGKALFLMAAAAFALLACAAAAAFVYLIAPRIAEWHRLLPPFAWLMAALFGALFLAWYAQLFITVAGGRKVLFSPLALKPLYDLVFSGAFRVARLFKISRDRMGHSFIKVSNSISRAVKPADRQENLLILLPRCLTKEQLQQINALKEIYPITIHTVSGGELARKKVKEVRPTAVIGVACERDLVSGIRDVGTTFSVIGITNRRPEGPCRNTHIDMQELIGSIEFFVGPPKNNNSLS